The Macaca nemestrina isolate mMacNem1 chromosome 12, mMacNem.hap1, whole genome shotgun sequence genome contains a region encoding:
- the NHERF4 gene encoding Na(+)/H(+) exchange regulatory cofactor NHE-RF4 isoform X2 produces MEKAADLQDAASLTLKFKFNPKLGIDNPVLSLAEDHDPSDPWSLERPRFCLLSKEKGKSFGFHLQQELGRAGHVVCRVDPGTSAQRQGLQEGDRILAVNNDVVEHEDYAVVVRRIRASGPRVLLTVLARHAHDVARAQLGEDAHLCPTLGPGVRPRLCHIVKDEGGFGFGVTHGNQGPFWLVLSTGGAAERAGVPPGARLLEVNGVSVEKLTHNQLTRKLWQSGQQVTLLVAGPEVEEQCRQLGLPLAAPLAEGWALPNKPRCLHLEKGPQGFGFLLREEKGPDGRPGQFLWEVDPGLPAKKAGMQAGDRLVAVAGESVEGLGHEETVSRIQAQGSCVSLIVVDPEADRFFSMVRLSPLLFLENTEAPASPQGSSSASLVETEVPSLEDTGEPSVPLGSRQCFLYPGPGGGYGFRLSCVASGPRLFISQVTPGGSAARAGLQVGDVILEVNGYPVGGENDLERLQQLPEAEPPLCLKLAARSLRGLEAWIPTGAAEDWALASDLL; encoded by the exons ATGGAGAAAGCTGCAG ATCTGCAGGACGCAGCCTCGTTAACTCT GAAGTTTAAGTTTAACCCAAAGCTGGGCATTGATAATCCTGTCCTCTCACTGGCCGAAGACCACGACCCCTCTG aTCCCTGGAGCCTGGAGCGGCCTCGCTTCTGCTTGCTGAGCAAAGAGAAGGGCAAGAGTTTTGGCTTCCACCTGCAGCAggagctgggcagggctgggcatgtGGTGTGCAGGGTGGACCCAGGCACCTCTGCCCAGCGCCAGGGTCTTCAGGAAGGAGACAGGATCCTGGCGGTGAACAACGATGTTGTGGAACACGAAGACTACGCGGTG GTGGTACGCCGCATCCGGGCCAGCGGTCCTCGGGTGTTGCTGACAGTCTTGGCACGGCATGCACATGATGTGGCCCGAGCTCAGCTGGGAGAAGATGCCCACCTCTGTCCCACCCTAGGCCCAGGGGTCCGGCCCCGGCTGTGCCACATAGTGAAAGATGAGGGTGGTTTTGGCTTCGGCGTCACCCATG gcAATCAGGGTCCTTTCTGGTTGGTGCTAAGTACTGGAGGAGCAGCTGAGCGGGCAGGGGTGCCCCCCGGGGCCCGACTGCTGGAAGTGAATGGGGTCAGTGTGGAGAAGCTCACTCACAACCAACTCACCAGGAAG CTTTGGCAGAGTGGACAGCAGGTGACCTTGCTGGTGGCAGGGCCAGAGGTGGAGGAACAGTGTCGCCAGCTGGGATTGCCCCTGGCTGCACCCCTGGCAGAGGGCTGGGCACTGCCCAACAAGCCCCGCTGTCTGCACCTAGAGAAAGGGCCCCAGGGTTTTGGGTTCCTGCTCCGGGAGGAAAAGGGCCCTGACGGTCGCCCTG GACAGTTCCTGTGGGAGGTGGACCCGGGACTGCCAGCCAAGAAGGCTGGGATGCAGGCTGGGGACCGGCTGGTGGCTGTGGCTGGGGAGAGCGTGGAGGGGCTGGGCCATGAGGAGACAGTGTCCAGGATCCAGGCGCAGGGCTCCTGTGTCTCCCTCATTGTCGTCGACCCTGAGGCTGACCGCTTCTTCAGCATG GTTCGCCTATCCCCACTCCTCTTCTTGGAGAACACAGAGGCTCCCGCCTCTCCCCAGGGCAGCAGCTCAGCCTCACTGGTTGAGACAGAGGTCCCTTCGCTCGAAGACACAGGCGAGCCTTCTGTCCCTCTGGGCTCCCGACAGTGCTTTCTGTaccctgggcctggtggcggcTATGGCTTCCGACTCAGCTGTGTGGCCAGTGGGCCTCGTCTCTTCATCTCCCAG GTGACTCCCGGAGGCTCAGCTGCCCGGGCTGGGCTGCAAGTGGGAGATGTGATTCTGGAAGTGAACGGGTATCCTGTTGGGGGAGAGAATGACCTGGAGAGGCTTCAGCAGCTGCCTGAGGCTGAGCCACCCCTCTGCCTGAAGCTGGCAGCCAGGTCTCTGCGGGGCTTGGAAGCCTGGATTCCCACTGGGGCTGCAGAG GACTGGGCTCTGGCCTCGGATCTGCTGTAG
- the NHERF4 gene encoding Na(+)/H(+) exchange regulatory cofactor NHE-RF4 isoform X4: protein MEKAADLQDAASLTLKFKFNPKLGIDNPVLSLAEDHDPSDPWSLERPRFCLLSKEKGKSFGFHLQQELGRAGHVVCRVDPGTSAQRQGLQEGDRILAVNNDVVEHEDYAVVVRRIRASGPRVLLTVLARHAHDVARAQLGEDAHLCPTLGPGVRPRLCHIVKDEGGFGFGVTHGNQGPFWLVLSTGGAAERAGVPPGARLLEVNGLWQSGQQVTLLVAGPEVEEQCRQLGLPLAAPLAEGWALPNKPRCLHLEKGPQGFGFLLREEKGPDGRPGQFLWEVDPGLPAKKAGMQAGDRLVAVAGESVEGLGHEETVSRIQAQGSCVSLIVVDPEADRFFSMVRLSPLLFLENTEAPASPQGSSSASLVETEVPSLEDTGEPSVPLGSRQCFLYPGPGGGYGFRLSCVASGPRLFISQVTPGGSAARAGLQVGDVILEVNGYPVGGENDLERLQQLPEAEPPLCLKLAARSLRGLEAWIPTGAAEDWALASDLL, encoded by the exons ATGGAGAAAGCTGCAG ATCTGCAGGACGCAGCCTCGTTAACTCT GAAGTTTAAGTTTAACCCAAAGCTGGGCATTGATAATCCTGTCCTCTCACTGGCCGAAGACCACGACCCCTCTG aTCCCTGGAGCCTGGAGCGGCCTCGCTTCTGCTTGCTGAGCAAAGAGAAGGGCAAGAGTTTTGGCTTCCACCTGCAGCAggagctgggcagggctgggcatgtGGTGTGCAGGGTGGACCCAGGCACCTCTGCCCAGCGCCAGGGTCTTCAGGAAGGAGACAGGATCCTGGCGGTGAACAACGATGTTGTGGAACACGAAGACTACGCGGTG GTGGTACGCCGCATCCGGGCCAGCGGTCCTCGGGTGTTGCTGACAGTCTTGGCACGGCATGCACATGATGTGGCCCGAGCTCAGCTGGGAGAAGATGCCCACCTCTGTCCCACCCTAGGCCCAGGGGTCCGGCCCCGGCTGTGCCACATAGTGAAAGATGAGGGTGGTTTTGGCTTCGGCGTCACCCATG gcAATCAGGGTCCTTTCTGGTTGGTGCTAAGTACTGGAGGAGCAGCTGAGCGGGCAGGGGTGCCCCCCGGGGCCCGACTGCTGGAAGTGAATGGG CTTTGGCAGAGTGGACAGCAGGTGACCTTGCTGGTGGCAGGGCCAGAGGTGGAGGAACAGTGTCGCCAGCTGGGATTGCCCCTGGCTGCACCCCTGGCAGAGGGCTGGGCACTGCCCAACAAGCCCCGCTGTCTGCACCTAGAGAAAGGGCCCCAGGGTTTTGGGTTCCTGCTCCGGGAGGAAAAGGGCCCTGACGGTCGCCCTG GACAGTTCCTGTGGGAGGTGGACCCGGGACTGCCAGCCAAGAAGGCTGGGATGCAGGCTGGGGACCGGCTGGTGGCTGTGGCTGGGGAGAGCGTGGAGGGGCTGGGCCATGAGGAGACAGTGTCCAGGATCCAGGCGCAGGGCTCCTGTGTCTCCCTCATTGTCGTCGACCCTGAGGCTGACCGCTTCTTCAGCATG GTTCGCCTATCCCCACTCCTCTTCTTGGAGAACACAGAGGCTCCCGCCTCTCCCCAGGGCAGCAGCTCAGCCTCACTGGTTGAGACAGAGGTCCCTTCGCTCGAAGACACAGGCGAGCCTTCTGTCCCTCTGGGCTCCCGACAGTGCTTTCTGTaccctgggcctggtggcggcTATGGCTTCCGACTCAGCTGTGTGGCCAGTGGGCCTCGTCTCTTCATCTCCCAG GTGACTCCCGGAGGCTCAGCTGCCCGGGCTGGGCTGCAAGTGGGAGATGTGATTCTGGAAGTGAACGGGTATCCTGTTGGGGGAGAGAATGACCTGGAGAGGCTTCAGCAGCTGCCTGAGGCTGAGCCACCCCTCTGCCTGAAGCTGGCAGCCAGGTCTCTGCGGGGCTTGGAAGCCTGGATTCCCACTGGGGCTGCAGAG GACTGGGCTCTGGCCTCGGATCTGCTGTAG
- the NHERF4 gene encoding Na(+)/H(+) exchange regulatory cofactor NHE-RF4 isoform X1 yields the protein MEKAAVDLQDAASLTLKFKFNPKLGIDNPVLSLAEDHDPSDPWSLERPRFCLLSKEKGKSFGFHLQQELGRAGHVVCRVDPGTSAQRQGLQEGDRILAVNNDVVEHEDYAVVVRRIRASGPRVLLTVLARHAHDVARAQLGEDAHLCPTLGPGVRPRLCHIVKDEGGFGFGVTHGNQGPFWLVLSTGGAAERAGVPPGARLLEVNGVSVEKLTHNQLTRKLWQSGQQVTLLVAGPEVEEQCRQLGLPLAAPLAEGWALPNKPRCLHLEKGPQGFGFLLREEKGPDGRPGQFLWEVDPGLPAKKAGMQAGDRLVAVAGESVEGLGHEETVSRIQAQGSCVSLIVVDPEADRFFSMVRLSPLLFLENTEAPASPQGSSSASLVETEVPSLEDTGEPSVPLGSRQCFLYPGPGGGYGFRLSCVASGPRLFISQVTPGGSAARAGLQVGDVILEVNGYPVGGENDLERLQQLPEAEPPLCLKLAARSLRGLEAWIPTGAAEDWALASDLL from the exons ATGGAGAAAGCTGCAG TAGATCTGCAGGACGCAGCCTCGTTAACTCT GAAGTTTAAGTTTAACCCAAAGCTGGGCATTGATAATCCTGTCCTCTCACTGGCCGAAGACCACGACCCCTCTG aTCCCTGGAGCCTGGAGCGGCCTCGCTTCTGCTTGCTGAGCAAAGAGAAGGGCAAGAGTTTTGGCTTCCACCTGCAGCAggagctgggcagggctgggcatgtGGTGTGCAGGGTGGACCCAGGCACCTCTGCCCAGCGCCAGGGTCTTCAGGAAGGAGACAGGATCCTGGCGGTGAACAACGATGTTGTGGAACACGAAGACTACGCGGTG GTGGTACGCCGCATCCGGGCCAGCGGTCCTCGGGTGTTGCTGACAGTCTTGGCACGGCATGCACATGATGTGGCCCGAGCTCAGCTGGGAGAAGATGCCCACCTCTGTCCCACCCTAGGCCCAGGGGTCCGGCCCCGGCTGTGCCACATAGTGAAAGATGAGGGTGGTTTTGGCTTCGGCGTCACCCATG gcAATCAGGGTCCTTTCTGGTTGGTGCTAAGTACTGGAGGAGCAGCTGAGCGGGCAGGGGTGCCCCCCGGGGCCCGACTGCTGGAAGTGAATGGGGTCAGTGTGGAGAAGCTCACTCACAACCAACTCACCAGGAAG CTTTGGCAGAGTGGACAGCAGGTGACCTTGCTGGTGGCAGGGCCAGAGGTGGAGGAACAGTGTCGCCAGCTGGGATTGCCCCTGGCTGCACCCCTGGCAGAGGGCTGGGCACTGCCCAACAAGCCCCGCTGTCTGCACCTAGAGAAAGGGCCCCAGGGTTTTGGGTTCCTGCTCCGGGAGGAAAAGGGCCCTGACGGTCGCCCTG GACAGTTCCTGTGGGAGGTGGACCCGGGACTGCCAGCCAAGAAGGCTGGGATGCAGGCTGGGGACCGGCTGGTGGCTGTGGCTGGGGAGAGCGTGGAGGGGCTGGGCCATGAGGAGACAGTGTCCAGGATCCAGGCGCAGGGCTCCTGTGTCTCCCTCATTGTCGTCGACCCTGAGGCTGACCGCTTCTTCAGCATG GTTCGCCTATCCCCACTCCTCTTCTTGGAGAACACAGAGGCTCCCGCCTCTCCCCAGGGCAGCAGCTCAGCCTCACTGGTTGAGACAGAGGTCCCTTCGCTCGAAGACACAGGCGAGCCTTCTGTCCCTCTGGGCTCCCGACAGTGCTTTCTGTaccctgggcctggtggcggcTATGGCTTCCGACTCAGCTGTGTGGCCAGTGGGCCTCGTCTCTTCATCTCCCAG GTGACTCCCGGAGGCTCAGCTGCCCGGGCTGGGCTGCAAGTGGGAGATGTGATTCTGGAAGTGAACGGGTATCCTGTTGGGGGAGAGAATGACCTGGAGAGGCTTCAGCAGCTGCCTGAGGCTGAGCCACCCCTCTGCCTGAAGCTGGCAGCCAGGTCTCTGCGGGGCTTGGAAGCCTGGATTCCCACTGGGGCTGCAGAG GACTGGGCTCTGGCCTCGGATCTGCTGTAG
- the NHERF4 gene encoding Na(+)/H(+) exchange regulatory cofactor NHE-RF4 isoform X3: protein MEKAAVDLQDAASLTLKFKFNPKLGIDNPVLSLAEDHDPSDPWSLERPRFCLLSKEKGKSFGFHLQQELGRAGHVVCRVDPGTSAQRQGLQEGDRILAVNNDVVEHEDYAVVVRRIRASGPRVLLTVLARHAHDVARAQLGEDAHLCPTLGPGVRPRLCHIVKDEGGFGFGVTHGNQGPFWLVLSTGGAAERAGVPPGARLLEVNGLWQSGQQVTLLVAGPEVEEQCRQLGLPLAAPLAEGWALPNKPRCLHLEKGPQGFGFLLREEKGPDGRPGQFLWEVDPGLPAKKAGMQAGDRLVAVAGESVEGLGHEETVSRIQAQGSCVSLIVVDPEADRFFSMVRLSPLLFLENTEAPASPQGSSSASLVETEVPSLEDTGEPSVPLGSRQCFLYPGPGGGYGFRLSCVASGPRLFISQVTPGGSAARAGLQVGDVILEVNGYPVGGENDLERLQQLPEAEPPLCLKLAARSLRGLEAWIPTGAAEDWALASDLL, encoded by the exons ATGGAGAAAGCTGCAG TAGATCTGCAGGACGCAGCCTCGTTAACTCT GAAGTTTAAGTTTAACCCAAAGCTGGGCATTGATAATCCTGTCCTCTCACTGGCCGAAGACCACGACCCCTCTG aTCCCTGGAGCCTGGAGCGGCCTCGCTTCTGCTTGCTGAGCAAAGAGAAGGGCAAGAGTTTTGGCTTCCACCTGCAGCAggagctgggcagggctgggcatgtGGTGTGCAGGGTGGACCCAGGCACCTCTGCCCAGCGCCAGGGTCTTCAGGAAGGAGACAGGATCCTGGCGGTGAACAACGATGTTGTGGAACACGAAGACTACGCGGTG GTGGTACGCCGCATCCGGGCCAGCGGTCCTCGGGTGTTGCTGACAGTCTTGGCACGGCATGCACATGATGTGGCCCGAGCTCAGCTGGGAGAAGATGCCCACCTCTGTCCCACCCTAGGCCCAGGGGTCCGGCCCCGGCTGTGCCACATAGTGAAAGATGAGGGTGGTTTTGGCTTCGGCGTCACCCATG gcAATCAGGGTCCTTTCTGGTTGGTGCTAAGTACTGGAGGAGCAGCTGAGCGGGCAGGGGTGCCCCCCGGGGCCCGACTGCTGGAAGTGAATGGG CTTTGGCAGAGTGGACAGCAGGTGACCTTGCTGGTGGCAGGGCCAGAGGTGGAGGAACAGTGTCGCCAGCTGGGATTGCCCCTGGCTGCACCCCTGGCAGAGGGCTGGGCACTGCCCAACAAGCCCCGCTGTCTGCACCTAGAGAAAGGGCCCCAGGGTTTTGGGTTCCTGCTCCGGGAGGAAAAGGGCCCTGACGGTCGCCCTG GACAGTTCCTGTGGGAGGTGGACCCGGGACTGCCAGCCAAGAAGGCTGGGATGCAGGCTGGGGACCGGCTGGTGGCTGTGGCTGGGGAGAGCGTGGAGGGGCTGGGCCATGAGGAGACAGTGTCCAGGATCCAGGCGCAGGGCTCCTGTGTCTCCCTCATTGTCGTCGACCCTGAGGCTGACCGCTTCTTCAGCATG GTTCGCCTATCCCCACTCCTCTTCTTGGAGAACACAGAGGCTCCCGCCTCTCCCCAGGGCAGCAGCTCAGCCTCACTGGTTGAGACAGAGGTCCCTTCGCTCGAAGACACAGGCGAGCCTTCTGTCCCTCTGGGCTCCCGACAGTGCTTTCTGTaccctgggcctggtggcggcTATGGCTTCCGACTCAGCTGTGTGGCCAGTGGGCCTCGTCTCTTCATCTCCCAG GTGACTCCCGGAGGCTCAGCTGCCCGGGCTGGGCTGCAAGTGGGAGATGTGATTCTGGAAGTGAACGGGTATCCTGTTGGGGGAGAGAATGACCTGGAGAGGCTTCAGCAGCTGCCTGAGGCTGAGCCACCCCTCTGCCTGAAGCTGGCAGCCAGGTCTCTGCGGGGCTTGGAAGCCTGGATTCCCACTGGGGCTGCAGAG GACTGGGCTCTGGCCTCGGATCTGCTGTAG
- the DRC12 gene encoding dynein regulatory complex protein 12 isoform X4 — MPLKNKEKGKKSGAQKKKNWGADVEAESRHRLVVLEKELLRDHLALQRDEARRAKASEDQLKQRLQRVEAELEGARSEGKAIYAEMSRQCHALQEDMQSRSKQLEEEVKGLRGQLEACQREAAAAREEAEQALRERDQALSQLRTHVADMEAKYEEILQDSLDRLLAKLRAIKSQWDGTALRLHARHKEQLRQFGLTALDL, encoded by the exons ATGCcacttaaaaacaaagaaaaagggaagaaatctGGGGCgcagaagaaaaagaactggG GTGCAGATGTGGAGGCTGAGTCCAGGCACAGGCTGGTGGTGCTGGAGAAGGAGCTGCTCCGAGACCACTTGG CTCTACAGAGGGATGAAGCCCGTCGAGCCAAGGCTTCCGAAGACCAGCTGAAGCAGAGGCTGCAAAGGGtggaggctgagctggaaggGGCCCGAAGTGAAGGGAAGGCCATATATGCAG agaTGAGTCGCCAGTGCCATGCCCTGCAGGAGGATATGCAATCCCGCAGCAAGCAGCTGGAGGAAGAAGTCAAGGGCCTTCGGGGGCAGCTAG AGGCATGCCAAAGGGAAGCTGCGGCTGCCCGGGAAGAGGCTGAACAAGCTCTAAGAGAGCGGGACCAGGCCCTGTCTCAGCTTCGGACCCACGTGGCAGACATGGAGGCAAAGTATGAGGAAATCTTACAG GACAGTCTGGACAGGCTCTTGGCCAAGCTGAGAGCCATCAAGTCACAGTGGGATGGGACGGCATTGAGACTCCATGCCAGGCACAAGGAGCAGCTACGCCAGTTTGGACTCACCGCCCTGGATCTTTGA
- the DRC12 gene encoding dynein regulatory complex protein 12 isoform X5, whose product MPLKNKEKGKKSGAQKKKNWAGADVEAESRHRLVVLEKELLRDHLEMSRQCHALQEDMQSRSKQLEEEVKGLRGQLEACQREAAAAREEAEQALRERDQALSQLRTHVADMEAKYEEILQDSLDRLLAKLRAIKSQWDGTALRLHARHKEQLRQFGLTALDL is encoded by the exons ATGCcacttaaaaacaaagaaaaagggaagaaatctGGGGCgcagaagaaaaagaactggG CAGGTGCAGATGTGGAGGCTGAGTCCAGGCACAGGCTGGTGGTGCTGGAGAAGGAGCTGCTCCGAGACCACTTGG agaTGAGTCGCCAGTGCCATGCCCTGCAGGAGGATATGCAATCCCGCAGCAAGCAGCTGGAGGAAGAAGTCAAGGGCCTTCGGGGGCAGCTAG AGGCATGCCAAAGGGAAGCTGCGGCTGCCCGGGAAGAGGCTGAACAAGCTCTAAGAGAGCGGGACCAGGCCCTGTCTCAGCTTCGGACCCACGTGGCAGACATGGAGGCAAAGTATGAGGAAATCTTACAG GACAGTCTGGACAGGCTCTTGGCCAAGCTGAGAGCCATCAAGTCACAGTGGGATGGGACGGCATTGAGACTCCATGCCAGGCACAAGGAGCAGCTACGCCAGTTTGGACTCACCGCCCTGGATCTTTGA
- the DRC12 gene encoding dynein regulatory complex protein 12 isoform X6, with protein sequence MSRQCHALQEDMQSRSKQLEEEVKGLRGQLEACQREAAAAREEAEQALRERDQALSQLRTHVADMEAKYEEILQDSLDRLLAKLRAIKSQWDGTALRLHARHKEQLRQFGLTALDL encoded by the exons aTGAGTCGCCAGTGCCATGCCCTGCAGGAGGATATGCAATCCCGCAGCAAGCAGCTGGAGGAAGAAGTCAAGGGCCTTCGGGGGCAGCTAG AGGCATGCCAAAGGGAAGCTGCGGCTGCCCGGGAAGAGGCTGAACAAGCTCTAAGAGAGCGGGACCAGGCCCTGTCTCAGCTTCGGACCCACGTGGCAGACATGGAGGCAAAGTATGAGGAAATCTTACAG GACAGTCTGGACAGGCTCTTGGCCAAGCTGAGAGCCATCAAGTCACAGTGGGATGGGACGGCATTGAGACTCCATGCCAGGCACAAGGAGCAGCTACGCCAGTTTGGACTCACCGCCCTGGATCTTTGA
- the DRC12 gene encoding dynein regulatory complex protein 12 isoform X2 codes for MPLKNKEKGKKSGAQKKKNWGADVEAESRHRLVVLEKELLRDHLALQRDEARRAKASEDQLKQRLQRVEAELEGARSEGKAIYAGGYAIPQQAAGGRSQGPSGAARYLWRLVKDRVSPSCCLSSCLPPEACQREAAAAREEAEQALRERDQALSQLRTHVADMEAKYEEILQDSLDRLLAKLRAIKSQWDGTALRLHARHKEQLRQFGLTALDL; via the exons ATGCcacttaaaaacaaagaaaaagggaagaaatctGGGGCgcagaagaaaaagaactggG GTGCAGATGTGGAGGCTGAGTCCAGGCACAGGCTGGTGGTGCTGGAGAAGGAGCTGCTCCGAGACCACTTGG CTCTACAGAGGGATGAAGCCCGTCGAGCCAAGGCTTCCGAAGACCAGCTGAAGCAGAGGCTGCAAAGGGtggaggctgagctggaaggGGCCCGAAGTGAAGGGAAGGCCATATATGCAG GAGGATATGCAATCCCGCAGCAAGCAGCTGGAGGAAGAAGTCAAGGGCCTTCGGGGGCAGCTAG ATACCTTTGGAGACTGGTCAAGGATAGAGTGTCACCATCCTGCTGTCTTTCATCCTGCCTGCCCCCAGAGGCATGCCAAAGGGAAGCTGCGGCTGCCCGGGAAGAGGCTGAACAAGCTCTAAGAGAGCGGGACCAGGCCCTGTCTCAGCTTCGGACCCACGTGGCAGACATGGAGGCAAAGTATGAGGAAATCTTACAG GACAGTCTGGACAGGCTCTTGGCCAAGCTGAGAGCCATCAAGTCACAGTGGGATGGGACGGCATTGAGACTCCATGCCAGGCACAAGGAGCAGCTACGCCAGTTTGGACTCACCGCCCTGGATCTTTGA
- the DRC12 gene encoding dynein regulatory complex protein 12 isoform X1 — translation MPLKNKEKGKKSGAQKKKNWAGADVEAESRHRLVVLEKELLRDHLALQRDEARRAKASEDQLKQRLQRVEAELEGARSEGKAIYAGGYAIPQQAAGGRSQGPSGAARYLWRLVKDRVSPSCCLSSCLPPEACQREAAAAREEAEQALRERDQALSQLRTHVADMEAKYEEILQDSLDRLLAKLRAIKSQWDGTALRLHARHKEQLRQFGLTALDL, via the exons ATGCcacttaaaaacaaagaaaaagggaagaaatctGGGGCgcagaagaaaaagaactggG CAGGTGCAGATGTGGAGGCTGAGTCCAGGCACAGGCTGGTGGTGCTGGAGAAGGAGCTGCTCCGAGACCACTTGG CTCTACAGAGGGATGAAGCCCGTCGAGCCAAGGCTTCCGAAGACCAGCTGAAGCAGAGGCTGCAAAGGGtggaggctgagctggaaggGGCCCGAAGTGAAGGGAAGGCCATATATGCAG GAGGATATGCAATCCCGCAGCAAGCAGCTGGAGGAAGAAGTCAAGGGCCTTCGGGGGCAGCTAG ATACCTTTGGAGACTGGTCAAGGATAGAGTGTCACCATCCTGCTGTCTTTCATCCTGCCTGCCCCCAGAGGCATGCCAAAGGGAAGCTGCGGCTGCCCGGGAAGAGGCTGAACAAGCTCTAAGAGAGCGGGACCAGGCCCTGTCTCAGCTTCGGACCCACGTGGCAGACATGGAGGCAAAGTATGAGGAAATCTTACAG GACAGTCTGGACAGGCTCTTGGCCAAGCTGAGAGCCATCAAGTCACAGTGGGATGGGACGGCATTGAGACTCCATGCCAGGCACAAGGAGCAGCTACGCCAGTTTGGACTCACCGCCCTGGATCTTTGA
- the DRC12 gene encoding dynein regulatory complex protein 12 isoform X3, whose product MPLKNKEKGKKSGAQKKKNWAGADVEAESRHRLVVLEKELLRDHLALQRDEARRAKASEDQLKQRLQRVEAELEGARSEGKAIYAEMSRQCHALQEDMQSRSKQLEEEVKGLRGQLEACQREAAAAREEAEQALRERDQALSQLRTHVADMEAKYEEILQDSLDRLLAKLRAIKSQWDGTALRLHARHKEQLRQFGLTALDL is encoded by the exons ATGCcacttaaaaacaaagaaaaagggaagaaatctGGGGCgcagaagaaaaagaactggG CAGGTGCAGATGTGGAGGCTGAGTCCAGGCACAGGCTGGTGGTGCTGGAGAAGGAGCTGCTCCGAGACCACTTGG CTCTACAGAGGGATGAAGCCCGTCGAGCCAAGGCTTCCGAAGACCAGCTGAAGCAGAGGCTGCAAAGGGtggaggctgagctggaaggGGCCCGAAGTGAAGGGAAGGCCATATATGCAG agaTGAGTCGCCAGTGCCATGCCCTGCAGGAGGATATGCAATCCCGCAGCAAGCAGCTGGAGGAAGAAGTCAAGGGCCTTCGGGGGCAGCTAG AGGCATGCCAAAGGGAAGCTGCGGCTGCCCGGGAAGAGGCTGAACAAGCTCTAAGAGAGCGGGACCAGGCCCTGTCTCAGCTTCGGACCCACGTGGCAGACATGGAGGCAAAGTATGAGGAAATCTTACAG GACAGTCTGGACAGGCTCTTGGCCAAGCTGAGAGCCATCAAGTCACAGTGGGATGGGACGGCATTGAGACTCCATGCCAGGCACAAGGAGCAGCTACGCCAGTTTGGACTCACCGCCCTGGATCTTTGA